The following coding sequences are from one Lycium ferocissimum isolate CSIRO_LF1 chromosome 3, AGI_CSIRO_Lferr_CH_V1, whole genome shotgun sequence window:
- the LOC132049361 gene encoding nudix hydrolase 20, chloroplastic-like, whose protein sequence is MGCNNLYRSISLSLPHFISYTQIIPTILSVKSPFYPSRRQKLRSFAILAGNNSFTWNDVLQVPESPQNDDSTLTDFFDKIKLCNRNSEKQCEFMPFVIDDQIIGYVHHRFADFLKPYHNVFIFPQDNTYDSNFGCHCTLHPNLRTPTDRTKAVANVIKSLGELIPGIRNELYPVASAFGEPIFFSLERAAAPYFGIKAYGVHMNGYLEKDEQKFLWLGKRSEQKSTYPGMLDHLVAGGLPHGISCGENLIKECEEEAGIPRSISHKAVPVGAVSYIDLEGYRMKRDILFCYDLKLPDGFIPHNEDGEVESFRLVPITQVANIIRKTPFFKANCNLVIIDFLFRHGNIRPEEFGYLRLLQSLRSGYCF, encoded by the exons ATGGGTTGCAATAACTTATATCGCTCCATTTCTCTGAGTCTCCCTCACTTTATTTCTTATACCCAAATTATCCCTACCATTCTGAGTGTTAAATCCCCATTTTACCCTTCCCGACGGCAGAAATTACGTTCATTTGCCATTTTAGCCGGAAATAATAGCTTCACGTGGAATGACGTTCTTCAAGTACCTGAATCTCCTCAAAATGACGATTCTACCCTCACAGATTTTTTCGATAAAATCAAGCTTTGTAATCGCAATTCG GAGAAGCAATGTGAGTTCATGCCTTTTGTGATTGACGACCAAATAATTGGCTATGTTCACCATCg GTTTGCTGATTTTCTGAAGCCATATCACAATGTATTCATTTTCCCACAAGATAATACCTACGATAGCAATTTCGGATGTCATTGCACTTTGCATCCAAACCTGAGGACACCCACGGATCGAACTAAAGCTGTAGCCAATGTCATTAAGTCTTTGGGCGAACTGATCCCGGGCATAAGAAATGAG TTATATCCAGTTGCTTCAGCTTTCGGGGAACCAATATTTTTCTCATTGGAACGAGCTGCTGCGCCATACTTTGGGATAAAG GCTTATGGAGTTCATATGAATGGCTATCTTGAGAAAGATGAACAGAAATTTCTATGGCTAGGGAAGAGAAGTGAACAAAAATCCACCTATCCTGGAATGCTGGATCATTTAGTCGCGGGGGGATTG CCACATGGTATTTCTTGTGGAGAAAATCTTATTAAGGAATGTGAAGAGGAGGCAGGGATACCAAGATCTATTTCCCATAA AGCTGTGCCCGTTGGAGCTGTGTCTTACATTGACCTAGAAGGATATAGGATGAAGAGAGACATCCTCTTTTGTTATGATCTTAAACTTCCTGATGGCTTCATTCCTCATAATGAGG ATGGGGAGGTAGAAAGCTTTCGACTGGTCCCAATCACACAAGTAGCAAATATCATCCGAAAAACGCCGTTCTTTAAAGCAAACTGCAATCTTGTCATTATTGATTTCCTTTTCAGGCATGG
- the LOC132049360 gene encoding probable small nuclear ribonucleoprotein F: MATVPVNPKPFLNNLTGKPVMVKLKWGMEYKGYLVSVDSYMNLQLANAEEYIDGVSSGSLGEILIRCNNVLYLRGVPEDEELEDADRE; encoded by the exons ATGGCG ACCGTACCAGTTAATCCAAAGCCTTTTCTGAACAATTTGACTGGAAAGCCTGTGATGGTAAAGCTAAAGTGGGGAATGGAATACAAAG ggTATCTGGTCTCTGTGGATTCATACATGAACCTGCAG CTTGCAAATGCAGAAGAATACATTGATGGAGTAAGCTCTGGCTCTCTCGGAGAGATCCTGATTAG ATGTAATAATGTCCTGTATCTCCGTGGTGTACCTGAAgatgaagaactagaagatgcTGACCGCGAATAG